The Carnobacterium pleistocenium FTR1 genomic interval AGACAATGATGAGGTTCGCAAATGGGGAACGCCTGTAAAAGTAGATTTCCAAGTAAAAGCCCATTGGGAAGTTGCTGAAGAATTGGGTATTTTAGATTTTGAACGAGGAGCTAAAGTTTCTGGAAGTCGCTTTGTTTTCTATAAAGGACTAGGTGCTAGATTAGAACGAGCAGTTTATAATTTTATGTTAGACCTGCATACAGGAGAACACGGTTATACAGAAATGATGACACCTTATTTAGTTAATAGCGATTCAATGTTCGGTACAGGTCAATTTCCTAAATTTAAAGAGGATGTCTTCCAAATTGAAGGAACAGATTTAACGTTGATTCCTACAGCAGAGGTTCCTTTAACAAACTATTACAGTAATGAAATTCTAAAAGAGGAACAGTTACCTATTTACTTTACAGCATTAAGCCCTGCATTTAGATCAGAAGCTGGGAGTGCAGGAAGAGATACGCGTGGATTGATTCGTTTACACCAATTCAATAAAGTTGAGATGGTCAAATTCAGTAAGCCTGAAACGTCTTATGAAGAATTAGAAAAAATGACAAATAATGCTGAGACAGTATTACAAAAACTTGATTTACCGTATCGAGTATTAGCATTATGCACTGGAGATATGGGATTCTCAGCAGCAAAAACAT includes:
- the serS gene encoding serine--tRNA ligase, whose protein sequence is MIDIKRLRTDFDATAKQLEIRGVKSELLEDFITFDGERRSLIVRTEELKSYRNEVSGAIATLKRSKENADEKIKEMREVGEKIKELDKELAIIDEKIETIATGLPNLPHESVPVGADEADNDEVRKWGTPVKVDFQVKAHWEVAEELGILDFERGAKVSGSRFVFYKGLGARLERAVYNFMLDLHTGEHGYTEMMTPYLVNSDSMFGTGQFPKFKEDVFQIEGTDLTLIPTAEVPLTNYYSNEILKEEQLPIYFTALSPAFRSEAGSAGRDTRGLIRLHQFNKVEMVKFSKPETSYEELEKMTNNAETVLQKLDLPYRVLALCTGDMGFSAAKTYDLEVWIPAQETYREISSCSNTEAFQARRAKIRYRNEETGKLEFVHTLNGSGLAVGRTIAAILENYQQADGSVKVPTVLIPYMGGVTEIRKAD